Proteins from a genomic interval of Youhaiella tibetensis:
- a CDS encoding ABC transporter permease, with translation MSVATAATGPFRLWLGLYAITWREIAKFLRQTERLLSALVRPALWLLVFATGLHDLLGVSIIEPYETYTPYQEYIIPGLIGIVILFQCMQSALSMVYDREAGVMRVMLVSPLPRSYLLFAKIAGATILSMLQVYAFLLVARLFGYWLPGWGSLTIIPAIILAGLMLGSLGLLVSVYTPQIENFSGMMNFVVFPMFFLSSALYPLWKLREAGADIVYWLSMVNPFTHAVELIRFAGYGKMNWISLAVVLGCTVVAFLLAARGYDPQAGAIRKVKRD, from the coding sequence GTGTCAGTAGCAACAGCGGCCACGGGCCCCTTTCGTCTGTGGCTGGGCCTATACGCCATCACCTGGCGCGAGATCGCCAAGTTCCTGCGCCAGACCGAGCGCCTGCTCTCGGCGCTGGTGCGGCCGGCCCTGTGGCTATTGGTCTTCGCGACGGGCCTGCACGACCTTCTGGGCGTCTCGATCATCGAGCCCTACGAGACCTACACGCCCTACCAGGAATACATAATCCCCGGCCTGATCGGCATCGTCATCCTCTTCCAGTGCATGCAGTCGGCGCTCTCGATGGTCTATGACCGGGAAGCGGGCGTCATGCGCGTGATGCTGGTGAGCCCGTTGCCGCGCAGCTACCTGCTCTTCGCCAAGATCGCGGGCGCCACGATCCTCTCGATGCTCCAGGTCTATGCCTTCCTGCTGGTGGCGCGCCTCTTTGGCTACTGGCTGCCGGGCTGGGGCAGCCTCACCATCATCCCGGCCATCATCCTTGCCGGGCTGATGCTCGGTTCGCTCGGCCTGCTGGTGTCGGTCTATACGCCCCAGATCGAGAACTTTTCGGGCATGATGAACTTCGTGGTCTTCCCGATGTTCTTCCTGTCCTCGGCGCTCTATCCGCTCTGGAAGCTCCGCGAGGCGGGGGCGGACATCGTCTACTGGCTCTCGATGGTCAATCCCTTCACCCATGCGGTCGAACTCATCCGCTTCGCCGGCTATGGCAAGATGAACTGGATTTCGCTGGCGGTGGTGCTGGGCTGCACGGTCGTGGCGTTCCTCCTCGCAGCGCGCGGCTACGATCCGCAGGCCGGCGCCATCCGCAAGGTCAAGCGCGACTAG
- a CDS encoding carbohydrate ABC transporter permease, with protein MAETPIRKTSLERLEYAIIVSTLLFLVVMTVQPLLNLLAISFSDPTNVAGMNGLTILPHGFSPEVWSLLIQHPQVQRGVINSIFITVASTVLGVAFTALMAWGLSRPNLPGRRFIFILVLVTIVFEPGIIPDYFINKRLGLLDTYWAPILFKLVNAWYLIILIRFFEEIPSELLEASELDGANPFQVFWTVVLPLARPALATITLFYFVFHWNEFFRAMIYLNDQSKWPLQVVLRQFVVEGDKLMIVGKDASDSYSGASQINIRALKAGMILLTIVPILAIYPLILKFFTKGTMSGALKG; from the coding sequence ATGGCCGAGACCCCGATCCGCAAGACCTCGCTCGAGCGCCTCGAATACGCGATCATCGTTTCGACGCTCCTGTTCCTGGTGGTGATGACGGTGCAGCCGCTGCTGAACCTGCTGGCGATCTCTTTCTCCGATCCGACCAATGTCGCCGGCATGAACGGCCTTACCATCCTGCCGCACGGGTTTTCGCCCGAGGTCTGGAGCCTCCTGATCCAGCATCCTCAGGTGCAGCGGGGCGTAATCAACTCGATCTTCATCACCGTCGCCTCGACGGTGCTGGGGGTCGCGTTCACCGCGCTCATGGCCTGGGGGCTATCCCGGCCGAACCTGCCGGGTCGACGCTTCATCTTCATCCTCGTGCTCGTGACCATCGTCTTCGAGCCCGGCATCATTCCGGATTACTTCATCAACAAGCGGCTGGGCCTGCTCGACACCTATTGGGCGCCGATCCTCTTCAAGCTGGTCAACGCCTGGTACCTGATCATCCTCATCCGCTTCTTCGAGGAGATTCCGTCCGAGCTGCTGGAGGCCTCCGAGCTCGATGGGGCCAATCCGTTCCAGGTGTTCTGGACGGTGGTGCTGCCGCTGGCCAGGCCGGCGCTGGCCACGATCACGCTCTTCTACTTCGTCTTCCACTGGAACGAGTTCTTCCGGGCGATGATCTACCTCAACGACCAGTCCAAGTGGCCGCTGCAGGTGGTGCTGCGCCAGTTCGTGGTCGAGGGCGACAAGCTCATGATCGTCGGCAAGGACGCCTCGGACAGCTATTCGGGCGCCAGCCAGATCAACATCCGCGCGCTCAAGGCCGGCATGATCCTGCTCACGATCGTGCCGATCCTGGCCATCTATCCCCTCATTCTCAAGTTCTTCACCAAGGGCACCATGAGCGGTGCACTGAAGGGCTGA
- a CDS encoding VOC family protein: MAIKTVTHLNFRGEARAALAFYHAVFGGKLAALTYRDAQAVQDESEADQIMWGEVASDAGFHIMAYDVPGRLDWNRGEIPFFVSVRGDAAEEISGYWEKLREGGTTIQPLGPAGWSPLYGMVRDRFGVTWVLDVAAAG; this comes from the coding sequence ATGGCGATCAAGACCGTGACGCACCTCAATTTCCGCGGCGAGGCCAGGGCAGCGCTGGCATTCTACCACGCCGTATTCGGCGGAAAGCTGGCTGCCCTGACCTATCGCGACGCCCAGGCGGTGCAGGACGAAAGCGAGGCGGACCAGATCATGTGGGGAGAAGTCGCATCGGACGCGGGCTTTCACATCATGGCCTATGACGTGCCCGGGCGCCTCGACTGGAACCGGGGGGAAATCCCGTTCTTCGTCTCGGTGCGTGGCGACGCAGCCGAGGAGATTTCCGGCTACTGGGAAAAGCTCAGGGAGGGCGGCACGACGATACAGCCGCTCGGACCGGCCGGCTGGTCCCCCCTCTACGGAATGGTGCGCGACCGGTTCGGCGTAACCTGGGTGCTCGACGTCGCCGCCGCCGGCTGA
- a CDS encoding ABC transporter permease: MTIGQNIEAVETASRIGNVPARSNVFVQGLRKWWPYYAMMAPGLLFFVVFHYFPIWEAKIAFEQVRIIPPNIWVGLKHFQTLFASPIFWQVFANTLIISGMKLAFVFPVPIIVALLLNEVRGGSLRKFIQSAIYLPHFLSWVVIAGVFIAVLSPSDGAVNNILGMAGMAPRSFMTETGSIRWVLVFSEIWRSAGWDSLLYLAAIIAIDQQLYDAAEIDGANRWQKIRDITIPGIVPTIATIFILNAGMFLSADLNQVINFSNDAVRSQIDIIDSYVYRIGLLTGEYSMATAAGLFKAILGMLMLIGAHFVSKRLTGKGVW; this comes from the coding sequence GTGACGATCGGCCAGAATATCGAGGCAGTGGAAACCGCGTCCCGAATTGGGAACGTTCCCGCCAGAAGCAATGTCTTCGTCCAGGGCCTGCGCAAATGGTGGCCCTATTACGCCATGATGGCGCCGGGTCTGCTTTTCTTCGTCGTCTTCCATTACTTCCCCATCTGGGAAGCCAAGATCGCCTTCGAGCAGGTGCGGATCATTCCGCCCAACATCTGGGTGGGCCTCAAGCATTTCCAGACGCTCTTCGCCTCGCCGATCTTCTGGCAAGTCTTTGCAAACACGCTGATCATCTCGGGGATGAAGCTCGCCTTCGTCTTTCCGGTGCCGATCATCGTGGCGCTGCTGCTCAACGAGGTCCGCGGCGGCTCGCTGCGCAAGTTCATCCAGTCGGCCATCTACCTGCCGCACTTCCTCTCCTGGGTGGTGATCGCCGGCGTCTTCATCGCCGTGCTCTCCCCAAGCGATGGCGCGGTCAACAATATCCTGGGGATGGCCGGCATGGCGCCGCGCTCGTTCATGACCGAGACCGGCTCGATCCGGTGGGTCCTGGTGTTCTCGGAAATCTGGCGCTCGGCCGGCTGGGACAGCCTGCTCTACCTCGCCGCCATCATCGCCATCGACCAGCAACTCTATGACGCCGCCGAGATCGACGGGGCCAATCGCTGGCAGAAGATCCGCGACATCACCATTCCGGGCATCGTGCCGACCATCGCGACGATCTTCATCCTCAATGCCGGCATGTTCCTGTCGGCCGACCTCAACCAGGTCATCAACTTCTCCAACGACGCCGTGCGCAGCCAGATCGACATCATCGACAGCTACGTCTACCGCATCGGCCTGCTTACCGGGGAATACTCGATGGCCACGGCTGCCGGGCTCTTCAAGGCGATCCTGGGCATGCTGATGCTGATCGGCGCCCACTTCGTTTCCAAGCGACTGACCGGGAAGGGAGTGTGGTGA
- a CDS encoding extracellular solute-binding protein has product MLGRMLLMASTALALTVSAALADPVTIRIVSKDLLSTNPDDVKLIEKYEEALKAQGTDLDIQLVDLPSSGYADKLSAMLLSGDIPDLIYFQGGDAKMAEQGILEDWNNWLPKTTYLKDALFPHNVERLKNYPYLLYVYPPRIPQPVIRQDWLEKTGVAAPQTVEDYVTLFKAIKDGDLDGNGQADTYGVTTADNTNELDAIFNQAFGVTGTWMKNDGGEWIAARVSNAEKDKIAFYASLREQGLYDPEYITTKWDVKEDKFYSGRAGVIFGSSAEVIDIYGGKMKQAHPEENPGLVLLAPPKGPAGQGLLALDVSKESRGLAIATTSQHKEEVVKFLDFVASPEGQAIERMGFEGEQYTKDGDTIKPTDKLATWYARFLVAANWQPPVQWMSPAAQESLKVIASNFKPDNAFVWPAEYAADIDATENVYRSWVYKFISGEAGMDQWDAYVAEWNNAGGQRMTDYARTVLNAQ; this is encoded by the coding sequence ATGCTTGGCAGAATGCTCTTGATGGCTTCGACGGCCCTGGCCCTGACGGTCAGCGCTGCGCTGGCCGATCCGGTGACGATCCGCATCGTCTCCAAGGACCTGCTCTCGACCAACCCGGATGACGTCAAGCTCATCGAGAAGTACGAAGAGGCCCTCAAGGCCCAGGGTACCGACCTCGACATCCAGCTCGTCGATCTGCCCTCGTCCGGTTATGCCGACAAGCTCTCGGCCATGCTGCTCTCGGGCGACATTCCGGACCTCATCTACTTCCAGGGCGGCGACGCCAAGATGGCCGAGCAGGGGATCCTCGAAGACTGGAACAACTGGCTTCCCAAGACCACCTATCTCAAGGACGCGCTCTTCCCGCATAACGTCGAGCGCCTCAAGAACTATCCCTACCTGCTCTACGTCTATCCGCCCCGCATCCCGCAGCCGGTGATCCGCCAGGATTGGCTGGAAAAGACCGGCGTTGCCGCGCCGCAGACGGTCGAGGACTACGTCACGCTCTTCAAGGCGATCAAGGACGGCGATCTCGACGGCAATGGCCAGGCCGACACTTATGGCGTGACCACGGCCGACAACACCAACGAACTCGATGCCATCTTCAACCAGGCGTTCGGCGTCACCGGCACCTGGATGAAGAACGACGGCGGCGAGTGGATCGCCGCCCGCGTTTCGAATGCCGAGAAGGACAAGATCGCCTTCTACGCTTCGCTCCGCGAGCAGGGCCTTTATGATCCGGAATACATCACGACCAAGTGGGACGTGAAGGAAGACAAGTTCTATTCCGGCCGCGCCGGCGTCATCTTCGGCTCGTCCGCCGAAGTCATCGACATCTATGGCGGCAAGATGAAGCAGGCGCATCCGGAAGAGAATCCGGGGCTGGTCCTGCTCGCTCCGCCCAAGGGCCCGGCGGGCCAGGGCCTGCTTGCGCTCGACGTTTCCAAGGAGTCGCGCGGCCTCGCCATCGCGACCACGTCCCAGCATAAGGAAGAGGTCGTCAAGTTCCTCGATTTCGTGGCGAGCCCGGAAGGGCAGGCTATCGAGCGCATGGGCTTTGAGGGCGAGCAGTACACCAAGGACGGCGACACCATTAAGCCGACCGACAAGCTCGCCACCTGGTACGCCCGCTTCCTCGTCGCCGCCAACTGGCAACCGCCGGTGCAGTGGATGAGCCCGGCCGCCCAGGAATCGCTCAAGGTGATCGCCTCGAACTTCAAGCCGGACAACGCCTTCGTCTGGCCGGCCGAATACGCGGCTGACATCGACGCGACCGAGAACGTCTATCGTTCGTGGGTCTACAAGTTCATCTCGGGCGAAGCCGGCATGGACCAGTGGGATGCCTATGTCGCCGAGTGGAACAATGCCGGTGGCCAGCGCATGACTGACTACGCAAGGACCGTCCTTAATGCCCAATGA
- a CDS encoding Stf0 family sulfotransferase gives MPQYSSYVICGTPRSGSTLLCEMLAASGVAGRPNSYFREQSFGYWAREWGVPHEGGTDTVAFDRAFLPAMIREGTNGTGIFGLRLMWVSVAEASRRLDRLFGGSADVTERLEQAFGPPLYIHLSRRDKVAQAVSLVRAEQSGLWHLAADGSVLEGDETIRPNSYDGRRIGELVSELESDGVAWDGFFKARGIEPVRLVYETMTADPQSALATVLAALGRDPALAQSVPVPTSKMGGTTSREWAERFRRENGLTT, from the coding sequence GTGCCCCAGTATTCGTCCTATGTGATCTGCGGCACGCCGCGCTCGGGCAGCACGCTGCTTTGCGAGATGCTGGCGGCCTCGGGCGTCGCGGGGCGGCCCAATTCCTATTTCCGCGAGCAGAGCTTCGGCTACTGGGCGCGCGAGTGGGGCGTGCCGCACGAAGGCGGCACCGATACCGTCGCCTTCGATCGCGCGTTCCTCCCCGCGATGATCCGGGAAGGCACCAACGGCACCGGGATTTTCGGGCTTCGGTTGATGTGGGTCAGTGTCGCCGAGGCGTCGCGCCGGCTCGACCGGTTGTTCGGGGGCAGCGCCGATGTGACCGAGCGGCTCGAGCAGGCTTTCGGCCCGCCGCTCTACATTCACCTCTCCCGCCGGGACAAGGTGGCGCAGGCCGTTTCGCTGGTGCGCGCCGAGCAGAGCGGGCTGTGGCACCTTGCGGCCGATGGCTCGGTGCTTGAGGGCGATGAGACCATCCGGCCCAATAGCTATGACGGCCGGCGCATCGGCGAACTGGTGAGCGAGCTCGAGAGCGACGGCGTCGCCTGGGACGGCTTCTTCAAGGCGCGAGGCATCGAGCCGGTCCGCCTCGTCTACGAGACCATGACAGCCGACCCGCAGTCGGCCCTCGCCACCGTCCTTGCCGCCCTCGGGCGCGATCCGGCGCTGGCGCAAAGCGTGCCGGTCCCGACTTCCAAGATGGGCGGCACCACCAGCCGGGAATGGGCCGAGCGCTTCCGCCGGGAGAACGGGCTCACGACCTGA
- a CDS encoding helix-turn-helix transcriptional regulator: protein MSRSDRLFRLLQAMRVMPAPITAARLAEETGVSLRSLYRDIDSLRAAGARIEGERGYGYRLIEDYALPPQTFDRTEIEAIALGLAEVRHMGDRALADAATSVLAKVAASLPDDREQQLFHAISRVYRPEARFEPAANMNALRDACWREEALEIDYVDKGGGVSQRTIYPLAIVYAERALLVLAWCCLRQDFRMFAPDRITGMARSGASFRPRRAALLRDYLGRLEAME, encoded by the coding sequence ATGTCCCGTTCGGATCGTCTCTTCCGTCTGCTCCAGGCCATGCGCGTGATGCCCGCGCCGATCACGGCCGCGCGGCTGGCCGAGGAAACGGGGGTGTCCCTACGTTCGCTCTATCGCGACATCGACAGCCTGCGCGCCGCCGGCGCCCGCATCGAGGGCGAGCGCGGTTATGGCTATCGGCTCATCGAGGATTATGCCCTGCCGCCGCAGACCTTCGATCGCACCGAGATCGAGGCCATCGCCCTCGGGCTCGCCGAGGTGCGGCACATGGGTGACCGGGCGCTCGCCGATGCGGCGACCTCCGTCCTCGCCAAGGTGGCCGCGAGCCTGCCGGACGATCGCGAGCAACAGCTCTTTCACGCCATCTCGCGCGTCTATCGCCCCGAAGCGCGTTTCGAGCCGGCAGCGAACATGAATGCGCTGCGCGATGCCTGCTGGCGCGAAGAGGCGCTCGAGATTGACTATGTCGACAAGGGCGGCGGGGTCTCGCAGCGCACGATCTATCCGCTCGCCATCGTTTATGCCGAACGCGCGCTGTTGGTTCTGGCGTGGTGTTGCCTGCGGCAGGACTTCCGCATGTTCGCGCCCGACCGCATCACCGGCATGGCGCGGTCGGGGGCCAGCTTCCGGCCGCGCCGGGCAGCCCTGCTCAGGGACTACCTCGGGCGGCTCGAAGCGATGGAGTGA
- a CDS encoding ADP-ribosylglycohydrolase family protein codes for MPNDANGSSLRGRVRALLHGVAYGDAIGAPVEKLSAAEIAKRYGRVTSVDTQWHKMSLDPVARNGRMRGNGIVTDDTLMTLCLMTVYGDVQRHIDAWDMATGMVREIAWKPRWIPEMQRETLLIERLFYPEKWIFQRHQLSGCDPRQGGIGNMVNCGAAMYIAPVGAVNACDPKAAYDEAIAFASGHQQSYGLEAAGVLAAAIAAAFVPGTNIETIVEEALAVAKDGTRAAIADIVQAARELRRQDADYAAVVERFHTIIGKYSVMGDDVNHAPHKAGVPTDAYQPSRLHSIEELPLALGFAILNDGAFEKTIVDGINSGRDTDSIGVMAGAILGAMHGESVITPPVRDQLDRANRLNLTAAADAFTDTVIAIHAADRAREKAKAQARASLFGSAEPAQVVNL; via the coding sequence ATGCCCAATGATGCAAATGGCTCGTCCCTTCGGGGACGAGTTCGTGCGCTTCTCCATGGCGTCGCTTACGGCGACGCCATCGGAGCGCCGGTCGAAAAACTCTCTGCCGCCGAGATCGCCAAGCGCTATGGCCGGGTGACCTCGGTCGATACGCAGTGGCACAAGATGAGCCTGGATCCCGTGGCCCGGAACGGGCGCATGCGCGGCAACGGCATCGTCACCGACGATACGCTCATGACGCTCTGCCTCATGACCGTCTATGGCGACGTCCAGCGCCATATCGACGCCTGGGACATGGCGACCGGCATGGTGCGCGAGATCGCCTGGAAGCCGCGCTGGATTCCGGAGATGCAGCGCGAGACGCTGCTCATCGAGCGCCTGTTCTACCCCGAGAAATGGATTTTCCAGCGCCACCAGCTGTCCGGTTGCGACCCCCGACAGGGCGGCATCGGCAACATGGTCAATTGCGGTGCCGCCATGTACATCGCCCCCGTCGGCGCGGTGAATGCCTGCGATCCCAAGGCCGCCTATGACGAGGCCATCGCCTTCGCTTCCGGCCACCAGCAGAGCTATGGCCTCGAGGCAGCCGGTGTCCTCGCCGCCGCCATCGCCGCCGCCTTCGTGCCCGGCACCAATATCGAAACCATCGTCGAGGAGGCCCTCGCCGTTGCCAAGGACGGCACGCGCGCTGCCATCGCCGACATCGTCCAGGCCGCCCGCGAGCTGAGGCGCCAGGATGCCGACTACGCCGCGGTGGTCGAACGCTTCCATACCATCATCGGCAAATACTCGGTGATGGGCGACGACGTGAACCACGCCCCGCACAAGGCCGGCGTTCCCACCGACGCTTACCAGCCCTCGCGCCTCCACTCGATCGAGGAACTGCCGCTGGCGCTGGGCTTTGCCATTCTCAATGACGGCGCGTTCGAAAAGACTATCGTCGATGGCATCAACTCGGGCCGCGACACGGATTCGATCGGCGTCATGGCCGGCGCGATCCTGGGCGCCATGCATGGCGAAAGCGTCATCACGCCCCCCGTCCGCGACCAGCTGGACCGCGCCAACAGGCTAAATCTGACGGCCGCCGCCGATGCCTTCACCGATACGGTGATCGCCATCCACGCCGCCGACCGCGCCCGCGAAAAGGCCAAGGCCCAGGCGCGTGCTTCCCTCTTCGGCTCGGCCGAACCCGCCCAGGTCGTCAATCTCTAG
- a CDS encoding DUF1127 domain-containing protein, which translates to MNIRETLAKYAQYRVTIRELNSLSNRQLSDLGISRADIKTVARTASF; encoded by the coding sequence ATGAACATTCGTGAAACGCTCGCCAAGTACGCGCAATACCGGGTCACCATCCGGGAGCTCAATTCGCTGAGCAACCGGCAGCTATCGGACCTGGGCATCTCGCGCGCCGACATCAAGACCGTCGCCCGCACCGCTTCGTTCTAG
- a CDS encoding nucleoside hydrolase — translation MTKHKVIFDTDPGIDDAMALLYLHHHPDIELVGITTVFGNARIETTTRNALFLKQAWNIEAPVAKGAGVTYDRTRTDREPPTIVHGDNGLGNIELPESIDVPLDARPAHQFLIETIKAHPGEIELVAVGRMTNLALALQEAPEIAGLVKQVVIMGGGITANGNVTPVAEANIHGDPEAADIVMTAPWKVVLIGLDVTARTIMTRSQLADIGKAGGSRAQLVVDVSQYYVDFYETVVPDGMMVHDSCAAAYVTNPEFFTMQSGAIRVVCGGIADGQTIQKADGRGFPPNDWDGYPSQLAAIGIQSEAVLKLIHDVIVQGA, via the coding sequence TTGACCAAGCACAAAGTCATCTTCGATACCGATCCGGGTATCGACGACGCGATGGCGCTGCTCTACCTGCACCATCATCCCGATATCGAACTTGTGGGCATCACGACCGTCTTCGGCAATGCCCGCATCGAGACCACGACGCGCAATGCGCTGTTTCTCAAGCAGGCCTGGAATATCGAGGCGCCCGTCGCCAAGGGTGCCGGCGTCACCTATGACCGCACCCGCACCGACCGCGAGCCGCCCACCATCGTTCACGGCGACAACGGACTGGGCAATATCGAGCTGCCCGAGAGCATCGACGTGCCGCTCGATGCGCGCCCGGCGCACCAGTTCCTGATCGAGACCATCAAGGCTCATCCGGGCGAGATCGAGCTGGTGGCGGTGGGGCGCATGACCAACCTCGCCCTGGCGCTTCAGGAAGCTCCCGAGATCGCCGGGCTGGTCAAGCAGGTGGTCATCATGGGCGGCGGCATCACGGCCAACGGCAATGTCACCCCGGTGGCCGAAGCCAATATCCACGGCGATCCGGAAGCGGCTGACATCGTCATGACGGCGCCCTGGAAAGTGGTGCTGATCGGGCTCGACGTCACCGCCAGGACCATCATGACCCGCTCCCAGCTTGCCGATATCGGCAAGGCCGGCGGCTCGCGCGCCCAGCTCGTGGTCGATGTTTCCCAGTATTATGTCGACTTCTACGAGACCGTTGTGCCCGATGGCATGATGGTGCACGACAGCTGCGCGGCGGCCTATGTCACCAATCCCGAGTTCTTCACCATGCAGTCGGGCGCCATCCGCGTCGTCTGCGGCGGCATCGCCGACGGGCAGACCATCCAGAAGGCCGACGGGCGCGGCTTCCCGCCCAATGACTGGGACGGCTATCCGAGCCAGCTCGCGGCCATCGGCATCCAGAGCGAGGCCGTGCTTAAGCTCATTCACGACGTCATCGTCCAGGGCGCGTAG
- a CDS encoding DUF1127 domain-containing protein, whose translation MTIRQKLSQFAQYRRTVRELSSLDNRQLADLGITRGDIDAVARGKAL comes from the coding sequence ATGACCATTCGCCAGAAGCTCTCGCAGTTCGCTCAGTATCGCCGCACCGTCCGTGAACTCTCCTCGCTCGACAATCGCCAGCTCGCCGATCTCGGCATCACCCGCGGCGATATCGATGCAGTGGCTCGCGGCAAGGCGCTCTAA
- a CDS encoding LacI family DNA-binding transcriptional regulator translates to MDKSRNRRPTIIDVAEHAGVSKSTVARVLAGSSSISEDARDRVMKAVAATGYERNHLAVGMRSGRSGLLGIVIPDITNPFWAGVARGAQDRAAEHNISLLVFSSDWDAGKEARHLRALRQARVDGAIINPVADNFDDLSRFGLPFVFIGSSAERFSDVSSVGSDIAQAVRLGMEHLFSRGHTRPAFILGPRSRLARARFLRTVHDFCVERDIDPAVLAMEDAEYTVEGGKAAMERLLARRGRGYLSVFAANDLMALGAMMAVREAGLSCPEDVSILGFDGIPAGAFAWPGLTTIEKPSREIGVRAVDCLLDEIAGRPEHGRVYMPCRLIERGSLADLTATAPKMVAAGR, encoded by the coding sequence ATGGATAAGAGCCGCAATCGCAGGCCGACGATCATAGACGTCGCCGAGCACGCCGGGGTGTCGAAAAGCACCGTGGCGCGCGTGCTTGCCGGTTCCTCCAGCATTTCCGAGGACGCCCGCGACCGCGTGATGAAGGCTGTCGCCGCCACCGGCTACGAGCGCAACCATCTGGCCGTCGGCATGCGCTCGGGGCGCTCGGGCCTGCTCGGCATCGTCATCCCCGACATCACCAACCCCTTCTGGGCGGGCGTTGCCCGCGGCGCGCAGGATCGCGCCGCCGAGCACAACATCTCGCTCCTCGTCTTCTCGTCGGATTGGGATGCCGGCAAGGAGGCGCGGCATCTGCGCGCGCTGCGGCAGGCGCGGGTCGACGGCGCCATCATCAATCCGGTGGCCGACAATTTCGACGATCTGTCGCGTTTCGGGCTGCCCTTCGTCTTCATCGGCTCCTCGGCGGAGCGCTTTTCGGACGTGTCGAGCGTCGGCTCGGACATTGCCCAGGCCGTGCGGCTCGGCATGGAGCATCTTTTCAGCCGCGGCCATACGCGCCCGGCCTTCATCCTCGGCCCGCGCTCGCGCCTGGCGCGCGCCCGCTTCCTGCGCACGGTCCACGATTTCTGTGTCGAGCGCGATATCGATCCGGCCGTGCTGGCGATGGAGGATGCCGAATATACCGTCGAGGGCGGCAAGGCTGCCATGGAGCGGTTGCTGGCCCGGCGGGGCAGGGGGTATCTTTCCGTTTTTGCCGCCAACGACCTCATGGCGCTGGGCGCGATGATGGCGGTGCGCGAGGCGGGTCTGTCGTGTCCGGAAGATGTGTCCATCCTCGGGTTCGATGGCATTCCGGCCGGCGCCTTCGCCTGGCCGGGGCTGACCACGATCGAAAAACCGAGCCGGGAGATCGGCGTGCGCGCCGTCGATTGCCTGCTCGATGAAATTGCCGGCCGGCCTGAACATGGCCGGGTCTATATGCCGTGCCGCCTGATAGAGCGAGGCTCACTCGCCGATCTGACGGCCACCGCGCCCAAGATGGTCGCGGCAGGGAGGTGA